In the genome of Pseudomonas protegens, one region contains:
- a CDS encoding leucyl aminopeptidase, protein MELVVKSVSPETLKTATLVVAIGEDRKLGSVAKQLDELSGGAISAVLKRGDLTGKVGQSLLLHGVAKLKAERVLLVGTGKDGELGDRPFRKIISGVLTTLKGLGGSDAVLALDEVVVKGRDSYGKTRLLAETLVDGGYVFDRYKSQKAEPRALKRITLLTIKAAEAEVQRGVTHAQAIANGMAFTRDLGNLPPNVCHPTFLGEQAKALGKEFKGLKVEVLDEKKIKELGMGSFYAVGQGSDQPPRLIVMQYNGGKKSEKPFALVGKGITFDTGGISLKPGAGMDEMKYDMGGAASVFGTLRAVLELKLPINLVCILACAENMPSGGASRPGDIVTTMSGQTVEILNTDAEGRLVLCDALTYAERFKPQAVIDIATLTGACIVALGAHTSGLLGNNDELIEQLLSAGRQADDRAWQLPLFDEYQEQLDSPFADIANIGGPKAGTITAACFLSRFTKNLNWAHLDIAGTAWTSGGKDKGATGRPVPLLTQYLLDRAKA, encoded by the coding sequence ATGGAACTGGTTGTAAAAAGCGTTAGCCCGGAAACGTTGAAGACCGCCACCCTGGTGGTCGCCATCGGCGAAGACCGCAAGCTCGGCAGCGTCGCCAAGCAACTCGACGAACTCAGCGGCGGCGCCATCAGCGCCGTGCTCAAGCGCGGCGACCTGACCGGCAAGGTCGGCCAGAGCCTGCTGCTGCACGGCGTGGCCAAGCTCAAGGCCGAGCGCGTGCTGCTGGTCGGCACCGGCAAGGATGGCGAACTGGGCGACCGCCCGTTCCGCAAGATCATCAGTGGCGTGCTCACCACCCTCAAGGGCCTGGGCGGCAGCGACGCCGTGCTGGCGCTGGACGAAGTCGTGGTCAAGGGCCGCGACAGCTACGGCAAGACCCGCCTGCTGGCGGAAACCCTGGTGGATGGCGGTTATGTCTTCGATCGCTACAAGAGCCAGAAAGCCGAACCCCGCGCCCTGAAAAGAATCACCCTGCTGACCATCAAGGCCGCCGAAGCCGAAGTCCAGCGCGGCGTGACCCACGCCCAGGCCATCGCCAACGGCATGGCCTTCACTCGCGACCTGGGCAACCTGCCGCCGAACGTCTGCCACCCGACCTTCCTCGGCGAGCAGGCCAAGGCCCTGGGCAAGGAATTCAAGGGCCTGAAAGTCGAAGTCCTCGACGAAAAGAAGATCAAGGAACTGGGCATGGGCTCGTTCTATGCCGTGGGCCAGGGCAGCGACCAGCCGCCACGCCTGATCGTCATGCAGTACAACGGCGGCAAGAAGTCCGAGAAGCCGTTCGCCCTGGTGGGCAAGGGCATCACCTTCGACACCGGTGGCATCAGCCTCAAGCCGGGCGCCGGCATGGACGAGATGAAGTACGACATGGGCGGCGCCGCCAGCGTGTTCGGCACCCTGCGTGCCGTGCTCGAGCTCAAGCTGCCGATCAACCTGGTGTGCATCCTCGCCTGCGCCGAGAACATGCCCAGCGGCGGTGCTTCCCGTCCTGGCGACATCGTCACCACCATGAGCGGCCAGACCGTGGAAATCCTCAACACCGACGCCGAAGGCCGCCTGGTGCTGTGTGACGCCCTGACCTACGCCGAACGCTTCAAGCCTCAAGCGGTGATCGACATCGCCACCCTCACCGGTGCCTGCATCGTCGCCTTGGGCGCCCATACTTCGGGCCTGCTGGGCAACAACGACGAACTGATCGAGCAACTGCTCAGCGCCGGCCGGCAAGCCGACGACCGCGCCTGGCAACTGCCGCTGTTCGACGAGTACCAGGAGCAACTGGACAGCCCGTTCGCCGACATCGCCAACATCGGCGGACCAAAGGCCGGCACCATCACCGCCGCCTGCTTCCTCTCGCGCTTCACCAAGAACCTGAACTGGGCGCACCTGGATATCGCCGGCACCGCCTGGACCAGCGGCGGCAAGGACAAGGGCGCCACCGGCCGTCCCGTCCCCCTGCTGACCCAATACCTGCTGGACCGCGCCAAAGCCTGA
- a CDS encoding DNA polymerase III subunit chi yields MTKVDFYILPSADPAARLDFACKLTDKAWRMGHRIYLHCSDAAQRDELDARLWRFKGETFVPHGPAESEPEGLIVLGLGQDPGQHNDLLVNLDLKVPAFASRFARIAEVVVEDPTIRQAARESFRFYREQGYPLQDHRLQRL; encoded by the coding sequence ATGACCAAAGTCGACTTCTATATCCTTCCCAGCGCGGACCCTGCGGCGCGCCTGGATTTTGCCTGCAAGCTCACCGACAAGGCCTGGCGCATGGGCCATCGCATCTACCTGCATTGCAGCGATGCCGCGCAGCGGGATGAGCTCGATGCCCGCCTGTGGCGCTTCAAGGGCGAAACCTTCGTCCCCCACGGCCCGGCGGAAAGCGAACCCGAAGGCTTGATCGTGCTCGGCCTGGGCCAGGACCCCGGTCAACACAACGACCTGCTGGTGAACCTGGACCTGAAAGTACCGGCCTTCGCCTCGCGTTTTGCCCGAATTGCCGAGGTGGTGGTGGAAGACCCGACTATTCGTCAGGCGGCCCGCGAGAGTTTCCGTTTCTATCGCGAACAGGGCTATCCTCTGCAAGATCACCGTTTACAGCGACTCTGA